The following proteins are encoded in a genomic region of Gemmatimonadota bacterium:
- a CDS encoding Na+/H+ antiporter NhaC family protein has product MIEPGWISILPPVLAIVLAIWTRQVYLSLAAGVWIGWTIVEGWNPLAGLARAIAEIVGVFGDSGNANVILFTLVIGALIATVESSGGVRGFVRYLEHREWVTTPKRAQGLAWVTGLVIFIESNITVLVAGAVSRPLFDRFRVSREKLAYLIDSTSAPICILIPLNAWGAYNLGILSGLGVEDPLGVFIGAIPLNFYAIAAVLLAGATIVWKLDFGPMRAAERRTQEGLLHWPEARPLIDEEILSPPPNERIEPRAVNMLLPIAVMVLMMPLGLWITGEGDFRAGSGSTSVLWAVLAALAVSWALLLAQRGATLDELVSTGLKGGGGLLPLALILVLALALGSVASALGTGVYVASVTAGVLPPVIFLPVIFLVSSGIAFSTGTSWGTFAIMLPIVVPASITLGLPASPFVAAALSGGVFGDHSSPISDTTIISSMAAATDHIDHVRTQLPYALLAGAVATLCFALAGLAM; this is encoded by the coding sequence ATGATCGAGCCCGGCTGGATTTCGATCCTCCCCCCGGTCCTCGCGATCGTCCTCGCGATCTGGACCCGCCAGGTCTATCTCTCCCTCGCGGCCGGCGTCTGGATCGGATGGACGATCGTGGAGGGGTGGAATCCCCTCGCCGGGCTCGCCCGGGCCATCGCGGAGATCGTGGGTGTCTTCGGTGACTCCGGAAACGCGAACGTCATCCTCTTCACTCTCGTGATCGGTGCGCTGATTGCGACGGTCGAAAGCTCGGGCGGGGTACGCGGCTTCGTGCGATACCTGGAACACCGTGAGTGGGTGACCACGCCCAAGCGGGCGCAGGGTCTCGCCTGGGTCACGGGGCTCGTCATCTTCATCGAATCGAACATCACGGTGCTCGTGGCGGGGGCCGTCTCGCGTCCCCTCTTCGACCGCTTTCGCGTCTCGCGCGAGAAGCTGGCCTACCTCATCGACTCGACCTCTGCCCCGATCTGCATCCTGATCCCCCTGAACGCCTGGGGCGCGTACAATCTCGGGATCCTGAGCGGGCTGGGAGTCGAGGATCCGCTCGGGGTCTTCATCGGCGCGATCCCCCTGAACTTTTACGCGATCGCCGCGGTCCTCCTCGCCGGAGCCACGATCGTCTGGAAGCTCGACTTCGGGCCGATGAGGGCGGCGGAGCGGCGCACGCAGGAGGGGCTCCTGCACTGGCCGGAAGCGCGGCCGTTGATTGACGAGGAGATCCTCTCGCCGCCGCCGAACGAGCGGATCGAGCCCAGAGCCGTCAACATGCTCCTTCCGATCGCAGTGATGGTCCTCATGATGCCTCTCGGGCTCTGGATCACCGGCGAGGGTGACTTCCGGGCCGGTTCGGGGTCCACCTCCGTCCTCTGGGCCGTTCTCGCCGCTTTGGCCGTGAGCTGGGCCCTTCTCCTCGCCCAGCGGGGCGCGACCCTGGACGAATTGGTGAGCACCGGGCTCAAAGGGGGCGGAGGACTCCTCCCCCTGGCGCTCATCCTGGTCCTCGCCCTCGCCCTCGGGTCGGTCGCAAGCGCGCTCGGGACCGGAGTCTACGTGGCGAGCGTGACGGCCGGGGTCCTGCCCCCGGTGATCTTTCTCCCCGTCATCTTCCTCGTCTCTTCCGGAATCGCCTTCTCCACGGGGACGAGCTGGGGGACCTTCGCCATCATGCTTCCCATCGTCGTGCCGGCTTCGATCACGCTCGGCCTTCCCGCTTCGCCCTTCGTGGCGGCGGCCCTTTCGGGAGGCGTCTTCGGGGACCACTCCTCGCCAATCTCCGACACGACCATCATCTCTTCGATGGCCGCGGCCACGGACCACATAGACCACGTGCGGACCCAGCTTCCGTACGCTCTCCTTGCGGGGGCGGTGGCGACGCTTTGCTTCGCCCTCGCCGGGTTGGCGATGTGA
- a CDS encoding class I adenylate-forming enzyme family protein: protein MEHSRGHTISGALAARAQSDPLGTYLIFEDRAVSFGRIEEESEALAAALANLGIEVGDRVAIVLPGCPEFVVSLFAVAKLGAVLVPLDPGLTEPELRYMLRHSEAVCAITVESFHGVDFLQRFETFFPLLPELQYVVTVGQEDLWYDDRIFQFEDLVSAGRGRSFARAEERSPDEPFAIVYTSGTTGKPKGVELSARGLLHAAAVTAEAVGLGPGDRVFGVTALFHVFGLGPGLLGSALSGAPLVMQLEFDAGKALDLIAKHRVTVHYGVPTVFAAELREQRRLPRNLSALRTGLVAGAPMGEALFRQVEGELCPNMLAAYSMTETSSTLAVTSVDDPPGIRWLTLGRPVAGTEVRVLDAGGTELPPESLGELAVRGPGVMRGYYRQPQETSKSFNGAGFFRTGDLGMVDEEGSIHLVGRHKEVIIRSGSNVYPREVEDRLHAHPAIRDAAVIGVEDEFLGEAVCALVVPVEGAIVTADEVREWCRRTLASYKAPDLVRFVESLPKTGTGEVRRVGLGRLFEAHREDPAP from the coding sequence CGCAGTCGGATCCACTGGGGACCTACCTCATCTTCGAGGACCGCGCGGTCAGCTTCGGCCGGATCGAAGAGGAATCGGAGGCCCTCGCCGCGGCCCTGGCGAACCTGGGGATCGAGGTGGGAGATCGCGTTGCGATCGTCCTCCCGGGGTGTCCCGAGTTCGTCGTTTCCCTCTTCGCCGTCGCGAAGCTCGGCGCCGTGCTCGTGCCCCTCGATCCCGGACTCACGGAGCCGGAGCTGCGTTACATGCTTCGCCACTCGGAAGCAGTTTGCGCGATCACCGTGGAAAGCTTCCACGGGGTGGACTTTCTCCAGCGTTTCGAGACTTTCTTTCCCCTTCTGCCCGAGCTCCAGTACGTAGTCACGGTCGGGCAAGAGGACCTCTGGTACGACGACCGCATCTTCCAGTTCGAGGACCTCGTATCCGCGGGCCGGGGGCGCAGCTTCGCCCGCGCCGAGGAGCGGAGTCCCGACGAACCTTTTGCGATCGTCTACACGTCCGGGACGACGGGAAAACCCAAGGGTGTGGAGCTGTCGGCGCGTGGCCTCCTGCATGCCGCCGCGGTCACCGCAGAGGCGGTCGGCCTGGGCCCCGGGGACCGCGTCTTCGGAGTCACCGCCCTCTTTCATGTCTTTGGGCTGGGTCCCGGACTCCTCGGATCCGCCCTTTCCGGGGCGCCGCTCGTGATGCAGCTGGAGTTCGATGCGGGGAAGGCCCTCGATCTGATCGCCAAGCACCGGGTCACCGTCCACTACGGTGTCCCGACCGTCTTCGCCGCCGAGCTCAGGGAGCAGCGGCGGCTCCCGCGAAACCTCTCCGCCCTCCGCACGGGGCTCGTCGCGGGGGCGCCGATGGGGGAAGCCCTCTTTCGGCAGGTGGAAGGAGAGCTTTGCCCCAATATGCTCGCGGCCTATTCGATGACGGAGACCTCTTCGACCCTCGCCGTGACTTCCGTTGACGATCCCCCGGGGATCCGGTGGCTGACGCTGGGACGGCCGGTCGCCGGGACCGAGGTGCGGGTCCTCGACGCCGGCGGAACCGAGCTTCCCCCGGAGAGCCTGGGTGAGCTGGCCGTGCGTGGTCCCGGGGTCATGCGCGGCTACTACCGCCAGCCGCAGGAGACCTCCAAGTCCTTCAACGGCGCGGGTTTCTTCAGGACGGGGGATCTCGGAATGGTAGACGAGGAGGGCTCCATTCATTTGGTGGGGCGGCACAAGGAGGTTATCATTCGCAGTGGTTCCAATGTCTATCCACGGGAAGTGGAGGACCGCCTTCACGCCCATCCGGCCATTCGAGACGCGGCCGTGATCGGGGTCGAGGACGAGTTCCTCGGCGAGGCGGTCTGCGCGCTGGTAGTTCCCGTGGAGGGTGCGATCGTGACCGCGGACGAGGTTCGGGAGTGGTGCCGCCGCACGCTGGCGAGCTACAAAGCTCCGGATCTCGTGCGTTTCGTCGAGTCGCTTCCCAAGACGGGAACCGGGGAAGTACGTCGAGTCGGACTCGGACGCCTATTCGAGGCGCACCGGGAAGATCCGGCGCCATGA
- a CDS encoding PIN domain-containing protein: protein MSIPFSRAPHIEGTGVALHSPHAPNAALLIDFDNVTMGMRSDLSKELKTLLSSDVIRGKVTVQRAYADWRRYPQYIVPLSEASIDLIFAPAYGSSKKNATDIRMAIDGIELVFTRPEIGTFILLTGDSDFSSLVLKLKEYGKYVIGVGIQESSSDILVQNCDEYYSYTSLSGLRKTDEIGGASPSDPWALVERAVEQMGRRGDVMRSDRLKQVMLEIDPNFDEKSIGFNKFSRFVSEAGKKGLVQLQKMENGQYEIVPGKGVKKGEDRRGGEGGRRPERGRGDRGRGTGESRGSSDSSRAREEGMREAPASAGEGEGRAPAGAGLPAPDRGSLAAAYSLLRQAITELLADEDSDAVRDSDVKRRMLALQAGFDEADLGFPKFSRFLKQAHDHEVIDLRKGEGGNYEVALGPKTAPPEGPGLQLTGAGTDGAAAMTGPKLAVSGVDVPVASRLRPREGTAHGRTGGDEPPPFLEGQVVSRPRREGAVTASERTGVPPGEALDPVALRLPTEPDSVVQYLTNSYGGVGKKTAETLVDALGDRLFVVLQTDPARVAQLLPPARAEKLFEGWTADFARRRERFGEGQGAPRGEHAHPTPFEPPKTGAPGEGSTRVELEEPVAAGIPAEAAEALASPGDDFGGEPPSLLQPRLRRTRGGR from the coding sequence ATGAGCATTCCGTTTTCGAGGGCCCCCCACATCGAGGGGACCGGCGTCGCCCTTCATTCTCCCCACGCGCCGAACGCCGCCCTCCTCATCGATTTCGACAACGTCACGATGGGGATGCGGAGCGACCTTTCGAAGGAGCTGAAGACGCTCCTCTCCTCCGATGTCATTCGGGGGAAGGTCACGGTCCAGAGGGCCTACGCCGACTGGCGTCGGTATCCGCAGTACATCGTCCCTCTCTCCGAGGCCTCGATCGACCTGATCTTCGCCCCGGCGTACGGGAGCAGCAAAAAAAACGCGACCGACATCCGGATGGCGATCGACGGGATCGAGCTCGTCTTCACCCGTCCGGAGATCGGGACCTTCATCCTCCTCACCGGGGACTCCGACTTTTCCTCCCTAGTGCTCAAGCTGAAGGAGTACGGGAAATACGTCATCGGCGTGGGGATCCAGGAGTCTTCCTCGGACATCCTCGTCCAGAACTGCGACGAGTACTACTCCTACACCTCCCTCTCCGGTCTCCGGAAGACGGATGAAATCGGGGGCGCGAGCCCGTCGGATCCATGGGCGCTCGTGGAGCGTGCCGTCGAGCAAATGGGACGCCGCGGCGACGTCATGCGCTCGGATCGCCTGAAGCAGGTCATGCTCGAGATCGATCCGAACTTCGACGAAAAGAGCATCGGCTTCAACAAGTTCTCGCGCTTCGTCTCCGAGGCGGGGAAGAAAGGCCTGGTGCAGCTCCAGAAGATGGAGAACGGTCAATACGAGATCGTTCCCGGAAAGGGGGTGAAGAAGGGCGAAGATCGGAGAGGTGGCGAAGGTGGCCGCCGCCCCGAGCGCGGCCGGGGCGACCGGGGGCGCGGGACCGGCGAGTCGCGCGGGTCCAGTGACTCCAGTCGTGCGAGGGAAGAGGGGATGCGGGAAGCGCCTGCGAGCGCCGGGGAGGGTGAAGGACGGGCGCCGGCGGGAGCCGGGCTCCCGGCGCCCGATCGCGGTTCCCTCGCGGCGGCGTACTCACTTCTCCGTCAGGCCATCACCGAGCTCCTCGCGGACGAGGACTCCGACGCGGTCCGTGACTCGGACGTGAAGCGCCGGATGCTCGCCTTGCAGGCCGGATTCGACGAGGCGGACCTCGGGTTCCCCAAGTTTTCGCGTTTCCTCAAGCAGGCGCACGATCACGAGGTGATCGACCTCCGCAAGGGCGAAGGCGGGAACTACGAGGTCGCCCTCGGGCCGAAGACCGCACCGCCCGAAGGACCTGGCCTCCAGTTGACGGGAGCGGGGACCGACGGTGCGGCGGCAATGACCGGCCCGAAACTGGCCGTCTCCGGAGTGGACGTGCCGGTCGCGAGCCGGCTCCGGCCACGCGAAGGAACGGCCCACGGCCGAACGGGCGGCGACGAACCCCCGCCCTTCCTCGAGGGCCAGGTGGTATCTCGTCCCCGGAGGGAAGGAGCCGTGACCGCGTCCGAGAGGACGGGCGTTCCCCCTGGTGAAGCGTTGGATCCGGTTGCGCTCCGTCTCCCGACTGAGCCGGACAGTGTGGTTCAGTACCTCACCAATTCCTACGGCGGGGTCGGCAAAAAAACGGCTGAAACGCTCGTGGATGCGCTAGGCGACCGTCTCTTCGTCGTCCTCCAGACCGACCCCGCGCGCGTCGCGCAGCTTCTTCCCCCCGCCCGGGCCGAGAAGCTGTTCGAAGGATGGACGGCGGATTTCGCGCGGCGGCGCGAGCGATTCGGGGAGGGACAGGGGGCGCCGCGCGGCGAGCACGCCCATCCCACCCCCTTCGAACCGCCGAAGACCGGGGCGCCCGGGGAGGGTTCCACACGAGTGGAGCTGGAGGAGCCGGTTGCGGCCGGAATCCCGGCTGAGGCCGCCGAGGCTCTCGCGTCCCCAGGCGACGACTTCGGGGGCGAGCCTCCCTCCCTCCTCCAGCCTCGGCTTCGCCGGACGCGCGGCGGACGTTGA
- a CDS encoding DNA-3-methyladenine glycosylase, protein MSDRAWRSLVLGLEPLATGRLEGPAEEVAPRLLGCTLLSLVGGVATGGRIVEVEAYTGPDDPASHAAARIGRTARNAPMFGPPGRSYVYFVYGMHWCFNVVTGAAGDPQAVLVRAIEAGIGRETMARRRGRRGDLTNGPARLCEALAIQGEHNDLSLTAPPLLLLDGAPGPGEVVKVSPRIGIREAADWPLRFFLSGHPDVSQGRPAPSIERTAI, encoded by the coding sequence ATGTCCGATCGGGCATGGCGTTCGCTCGTTCTGGGGCTGGAGCCGCTGGCCACGGGGCGCCTCGAAGGGCCCGCCGAGGAGGTCGCCCCACGCCTTCTCGGCTGCACCCTTCTCTCTCTGGTGGGAGGCGTCGCGACCGGCGGGAGGATCGTCGAAGTAGAGGCGTACACCGGTCCGGACGATCCGGCGAGCCATGCGGCGGCCCGCATCGGGCGCACGGCGCGGAACGCTCCCATGTTCGGCCCGCCAGGGCGATCCTACGTCTACTTCGTCTACGGGATGCACTGGTGCTTCAACGTCGTCACCGGAGCGGCGGGGGACCCACAGGCCGTTCTCGTTCGCGCCATCGAAGCCGGAATCGGCCGGGAGACGATGGCTCGGCGGCGTGGGCGCCGCGGGGATCTGACGAACGGTCCGGCACGACTCTGTGAGGCACTCGCCATACAGGGCGAGCACAACGACCTTTCCCTCACGGCGCCCCCCCTCCTCCTCCTCGACGGAGCGCCCGGACCCGGGGAGGTGGTCAAGGTCTCCCCTCGCATCGGGATCCGCGAGGCGGCAGATTGGCCGCTTCGCTTTTTCCTTTCCGGACACCCGGACGTCTCTCAGGGGCGGCCGGCACCTTCGATCGAGCGAACCGCCATATGA
- a CDS encoding electron transfer flavoprotein subunit beta/FixA family protein, with the protein MKILVCVKRVPDTDTRIQISADGTTFDAAGVRFVMNPYDEFALEAALRLKESGRASEVTVVTLGDESAQETLRGALAVGADRGVLCRGVSGPDGLATAKILRSAVEAQGPDLVLAGVRSVDGDQEQVGPMLGTLLGWACATCVSEIEGGDGVLIAVREVEGGRERVQLTLPAVVTLTKGPFELRRPSLPGIMAAKKKPLEVREAEVVSPRVRVVALELPPARKEGRIVGEGPDAVPELVRLLRDEAGAL; encoded by the coding sequence ATGAAGATTCTCGTCTGCGTGAAACGGGTGCCGGACACGGATACCCGGATCCAAATTTCCGCGGACGGCACGACCTTCGATGCGGCCGGCGTCCGCTTCGTCATGAATCCGTACGATGAATTTGCCCTGGAAGCCGCCCTGCGGCTGAAGGAGAGTGGGCGCGCGTCGGAAGTGACCGTAGTCACCCTTGGGGACGAATCCGCCCAGGAGACACTTCGGGGGGCGCTTGCGGTCGGCGCCGATCGCGGCGTTTTGTGCCGCGGAGTGTCGGGCCCGGACGGCCTCGCGACCGCCAAGATCCTCCGCTCCGCGGTCGAGGCCCAGGGCCCGGACCTCGTTCTCGCCGGTGTCCGAAGTGTTGACGGCGACCAGGAACAGGTGGGGCCGATGCTCGGGACCCTCCTCGGGTGGGCCTGCGCGACCTGCGTATCGGAGATCGAGGGAGGCGACGGCGTCCTGATCGCGGTCCGCGAGGTGGAGGGGGGCCGCGAACGTGTGCAGCTCACACTCCCGGCGGTCGTCACGCTCACGAAAGGTCCCTTCGAGCTCCGGCGCCCGTCGTTACCGGGGATCATGGCGGCGAAAAAAAAGCCGCTCGAGGTGCGCGAAGCCGAAGTCGTGTCCCCCCGCGTGCGGGTCGTCGCTCTGGAGCTGCCGCCGGCGCGGAAGGAGGGAAGGATCGTGGGCGAAGGTCCCGACGCCGTGCCCGAGCTCGTCCGCCTCCTCCGAGACGAGGCGGGGGCGTTGTGA